The Mytilus trossulus isolate FHL-02 chromosome 3, PNRI_Mtr1.1.1.hap1, whole genome shotgun sequence genome contains a region encoding:
- the LOC134712245 gene encoding calmodulin-like has translation MSKFSQQQLEELKEAFIIFDKDNDKKVNMKELATIMRSIGFSPTQADLQNIAQEYGASHGNKLFDFNETQNIISKRAPPPEKEDTIRDCFRIFDKDGNGYVSASELRHVLTNLGERLTDEEVDEMIREADITGDGQVNYDEFVKILTTGR, from the exons ATG tcGAAGTTTTCACAGCAGCAGCTAGAAG AGCTGAAAGAagcatttattatatttgacaAAGACAATGATAAGAAAGTGAATATGAAAGAATTAGCCACAATTATGAGATCCATTGGCTTTAGTCCTACTCAGGCAGATTTACAGAACATTGCTCAGGAATATGGAGCTTCCCATG GTAATAAATTGTTTGACTTCAATGAAACACAGAATATTATTTCTAAACGTGCACCTCCTCCAGAAAAAGAAGACACAATCAGGGACTGTTTCAGAATATTTGACAAGGATGGCAATGGTTATGTCAGTGCTTCAGAACTCagacatgtattgacaaatttgGGAGAACGACTGACAGATGAAGAGGTGGATGAAATGATTAGAGAGGCTGATATAACTGGGGATGGACAAGTAAACTATGATG aatttgtaaaaatattaacaactgGAAGATAA